In Siniperca chuatsi isolate FFG_IHB_CAS linkage group LG20, ASM2008510v1, whole genome shotgun sequence, the following proteins share a genomic window:
- the tectb gene encoding beta-tectorin isoform X3, translating to MASVGALLLLLPVAWTCSPQKADYIMVSCFPNAIIANVPECPYGWEIDQLSLGGVCYSGINSPGYYRFIISDLTPKNHSYCGTQSEYMPGKDPKYIFYNSIVSNDTSLTVRNQPVNYTFSCMYRAAYLVNNAVFSQRVATVYVNNGSLGTFRSQLSMNVFTNSKFLYAKDAPYVIDTSEIGSEVFIGIEAKGLSNRFKVVINNCWATPTPYSTDKKRWSLIINSCSSDNTVTIFENAKDSRSMFKFNSFRFQRLEKVSTVWLHCEVQVCDGERLICQPGPCSFRSLSSEAEPSGGILTAEFHIKGNGSSNNGHIKEGDVTGLRERMNTILPHTQINDFLI from the exons ATGGCTTCCGTCGGTGCATTATTATTGCTTTTGCCGGTTGCATGGACATGCTCTCCCCAAAAAGCAG ACTACATTATGGTGTCATGTTTCCCCAACGCCATCATTGCCAACGTCCCAGAGTGTCCTTATGGCTGGGAGATTGACCAGCTGTCCCTGGGTGGAGTCTGTTACTCTGGAATAAACAGCCCAGGCTACTACCGCTTCATCATCTCAGACCTAACACCCAAAAACCACTCGTACTGCGGCACGCAGTCTGAG TACATGCCCGGCAAAGACCCCAAGTACATCTTCTATAATTCCATTGTGTCCAATGATACTTCGCTCACAGTCAGAAACCAGCCGGTCAACTACACCTTCAGCTGCATGTACCGAGCAGCCTACCTGGTAAATAACGCCGTCTTCAGCCAAAG AGTGGCTACAGTTTATGTCAACAACGGGAGTTTAGGCACTTTTAGATCACAGTTGTCTATGAATGTGTTCACG aaTTCAAAGTTCCTGTATGCCAAGGACGCTCCCTATGTGATTGACACTTCTGAGATCGGCTCGGAAGTCTTCATCGGCATCGAGGCAAAAGGACTAAGTAACAG AttcaaagttgtaataaacaaCTGCTGGGCCACTCCTACTCCGTACTCGACAGACAAGAAGAGGTGGAGTCTCATCATTAACAG CTGCTCCTCTGACAACACTGTGACTATTTTTGAGAATGCCAAAGACAGCCGCTCCATGTTCAAGTTCAACTCTTTCCGCTTCCAACGGCTGGAGAAGGTCTCCACAGTCTGGCTTCACTGTGAGGTCCAGGTCTGTGATGGAGAGAGACTCATCTGTCAGCCA GGCCCCTGCTCTTTCAGAAGTCTGTCATCAGAGGCAGAACCAAGTGGGGGGATCCTTACTGCTGAGTTTCACATTAAAG GTAATGGGTCCTCCAATAATGGACACATAAAAG agggggaCGTCACAGGACTCAGGGAGCGTATGAATACAATCCTCCCCCACACTCAAATAAATGATTTTCTCATTTGA
- the tectb gene encoding beta-tectorin isoform X1, whose amino-acid sequence MASVGALLLLLPVAWTCSPQKADYIMVSCFPNAIIANVPECPYGWEIDQLSLGGVCYSGINSPGYYRFIISDLTPKNHSYCGTQSEYMPGKDPKYIFYNSIVSNDTSLTVRNQPVNYTFSCMYRAAYLVNNAVFSQSVFIKPSAFSRVATVYVNNGSLGTFRSQLSMNVFTNSKFLYAKDAPYVIDTSEIGSEVFIGIEAKGLSNRFKVVINNCWATPTPYSTDKKRWSLIINSCSSDNTVTIFENAKDSRSMFKFNSFRFQRLEKVSTVWLHCEVQVCDGERLICQPGPCSFRSLSSEAEPSGGILTAEFHIKGNGSSNNGHIKEGDVTGLRERMNTILPHTQINDFLI is encoded by the exons ATGGCTTCCGTCGGTGCATTATTATTGCTTTTGCCGGTTGCATGGACATGCTCTCCCCAAAAAGCAG ACTACATTATGGTGTCATGTTTCCCCAACGCCATCATTGCCAACGTCCCAGAGTGTCCTTATGGCTGGGAGATTGACCAGCTGTCCCTGGGTGGAGTCTGTTACTCTGGAATAAACAGCCCAGGCTACTACCGCTTCATCATCTCAGACCTAACACCCAAAAACCACTCGTACTGCGGCACGCAGTCTGAG TACATGCCCGGCAAAGACCCCAAGTACATCTTCTATAATTCCATTGTGTCCAATGATACTTCGCTCACAGTCAGAAACCAGCCGGTCAACTACACCTTCAGCTGCATGTACCGAGCAGCCTACCTGGTAAATAACGCCGTCTTCAGCCAAAG tgtttttattaaaCCCTCTGCTTTTTCCAGAGTGGCTACAGTTTATGTCAACAACGGGAGTTTAGGCACTTTTAGATCACAGTTGTCTATGAATGTGTTCACG aaTTCAAAGTTCCTGTATGCCAAGGACGCTCCCTATGTGATTGACACTTCTGAGATCGGCTCGGAAGTCTTCATCGGCATCGAGGCAAAAGGACTAAGTAACAG AttcaaagttgtaataaacaaCTGCTGGGCCACTCCTACTCCGTACTCGACAGACAAGAAGAGGTGGAGTCTCATCATTAACAG CTGCTCCTCTGACAACACTGTGACTATTTTTGAGAATGCCAAAGACAGCCGCTCCATGTTCAAGTTCAACTCTTTCCGCTTCCAACGGCTGGAGAAGGTCTCCACAGTCTGGCTTCACTGTGAGGTCCAGGTCTGTGATGGAGAGAGACTCATCTGTCAGCCA GGCCCCTGCTCTTTCAGAAGTCTGTCATCAGAGGCAGAACCAAGTGGGGGGATCCTTACTGCTGAGTTTCACATTAAAG GTAATGGGTCCTCCAATAATGGACACATAAAAG agggggaCGTCACAGGACTCAGGGAGCGTATGAATACAATCCTCCCCCACACTCAAATAAATGATTTTCTCATTTGA
- the tectb gene encoding beta-tectorin isoform X2, translated as MASVGALLLLLPVAWTCSPQKADYIMVSCFPNAIIANVPECPYGWEIDQLSLGGVCYSGINSPGYYRFIISDLTPKNHSYCGTQSEYMPGKDPKYIFYNSIVSNDTSLTVRNQPVNYTFSCMYRAAYLVNNAVFSQSVFIKPSAFSRVATVYVNNGSLGTFRSQLSMNVFTNSKFLYAKDAPYVIDTSEIGSEVFIGIEAKGLSNRFKVVINNCWATPTPYSTDKKRWSLIINSCSSDNTVTIFENAKDSRSMFKFNSFRFQRLEKVSTVWLHCEVQVCDGERLICQPGPCSFRSLSSEAEPSGGILTAEFHIKGNGSSNNGHIKGTSLFILLVVLINTCCDLVNGSRM; from the exons ATGGCTTCCGTCGGTGCATTATTATTGCTTTTGCCGGTTGCATGGACATGCTCTCCCCAAAAAGCAG ACTACATTATGGTGTCATGTTTCCCCAACGCCATCATTGCCAACGTCCCAGAGTGTCCTTATGGCTGGGAGATTGACCAGCTGTCCCTGGGTGGAGTCTGTTACTCTGGAATAAACAGCCCAGGCTACTACCGCTTCATCATCTCAGACCTAACACCCAAAAACCACTCGTACTGCGGCACGCAGTCTGAG TACATGCCCGGCAAAGACCCCAAGTACATCTTCTATAATTCCATTGTGTCCAATGATACTTCGCTCACAGTCAGAAACCAGCCGGTCAACTACACCTTCAGCTGCATGTACCGAGCAGCCTACCTGGTAAATAACGCCGTCTTCAGCCAAAG tgtttttattaaaCCCTCTGCTTTTTCCAGAGTGGCTACAGTTTATGTCAACAACGGGAGTTTAGGCACTTTTAGATCACAGTTGTCTATGAATGTGTTCACG aaTTCAAAGTTCCTGTATGCCAAGGACGCTCCCTATGTGATTGACACTTCTGAGATCGGCTCGGAAGTCTTCATCGGCATCGAGGCAAAAGGACTAAGTAACAG AttcaaagttgtaataaacaaCTGCTGGGCCACTCCTACTCCGTACTCGACAGACAAGAAGAGGTGGAGTCTCATCATTAACAG CTGCTCCTCTGACAACACTGTGACTATTTTTGAGAATGCCAAAGACAGCCGCTCCATGTTCAAGTTCAACTCTTTCCGCTTCCAACGGCTGGAGAAGGTCTCCACAGTCTGGCTTCACTGTGAGGTCCAGGTCTGTGATGGAGAGAGACTCATCTGTCAGCCA GGCCCCTGCTCTTTCAGAAGTCTGTCATCAGAGGCAGAACCAAGTGGGGGGATCCTTACTGCTGAGTTTCACATTAAAG GTAATGGGTCCTCCAATAATGGACACATAAAAG GTACTTCACTATTCATCCTGCTGGTGGTCCTGATAAACACATGTTGTGATTTAGTAAATGGATCAAGAATGTAG
- the tectb gene encoding beta-tectorin isoform X4: MASVGALLLLLPVAWTCSPQKADYIMVSCFPNAIIANVPECPYGWEIDQLSLGGVCYSGINSPGYYRFIISDLTPKNHSYCGTQSEYMPGKDPKYIFYNSIVSNDTSLTVRNQPVNYTFSCMYRAAYLVNNAVFSQRVATVYVNNGSLGTFRSQLSMNVFTNSKFLYAKDAPYVIDTSEIGSEVFIGIEAKGLSNRFKVVINNCWATPTPYSTDKKRWSLIINSCSSDNTVTIFENAKDSRSMFKFNSFRFQRLEKVSTVWLHCEVQVCDGERLICQPGPCSFRSLSSEAEPSGGILTAEFHIKGNGSSNNGHIKGTSLFILLVVLINTCCDLVNGSRM, encoded by the exons ATGGCTTCCGTCGGTGCATTATTATTGCTTTTGCCGGTTGCATGGACATGCTCTCCCCAAAAAGCAG ACTACATTATGGTGTCATGTTTCCCCAACGCCATCATTGCCAACGTCCCAGAGTGTCCTTATGGCTGGGAGATTGACCAGCTGTCCCTGGGTGGAGTCTGTTACTCTGGAATAAACAGCCCAGGCTACTACCGCTTCATCATCTCAGACCTAACACCCAAAAACCACTCGTACTGCGGCACGCAGTCTGAG TACATGCCCGGCAAAGACCCCAAGTACATCTTCTATAATTCCATTGTGTCCAATGATACTTCGCTCACAGTCAGAAACCAGCCGGTCAACTACACCTTCAGCTGCATGTACCGAGCAGCCTACCTGGTAAATAACGCCGTCTTCAGCCAAAG AGTGGCTACAGTTTATGTCAACAACGGGAGTTTAGGCACTTTTAGATCACAGTTGTCTATGAATGTGTTCACG aaTTCAAAGTTCCTGTATGCCAAGGACGCTCCCTATGTGATTGACACTTCTGAGATCGGCTCGGAAGTCTTCATCGGCATCGAGGCAAAAGGACTAAGTAACAG AttcaaagttgtaataaacaaCTGCTGGGCCACTCCTACTCCGTACTCGACAGACAAGAAGAGGTGGAGTCTCATCATTAACAG CTGCTCCTCTGACAACACTGTGACTATTTTTGAGAATGCCAAAGACAGCCGCTCCATGTTCAAGTTCAACTCTTTCCGCTTCCAACGGCTGGAGAAGGTCTCCACAGTCTGGCTTCACTGTGAGGTCCAGGTCTGTGATGGAGAGAGACTCATCTGTCAGCCA GGCCCCTGCTCTTTCAGAAGTCTGTCATCAGAGGCAGAACCAAGTGGGGGGATCCTTACTGCTGAGTTTCACATTAAAG GTAATGGGTCCTCCAATAATGGACACATAAAAG GTACTTCACTATTCATCCTGCTGGTGGTCCTGATAAACACATGTTGTGATTTAGTAAATGGATCAAGAATGTAG
- the LOC122867839 gene encoding dickkopf-related protein 3-like — protein sequence MLNMPHSPPKEGAKALRESAPVAKATMAVCDHDRACGRGFSCDRHFGLCVPLRGEGHYCRRDAQCVRGLSCMFGKCHRSIPNGQEGARCKVDRDCGASMCCARHHGEQVCKRRLSHGESCYVPDGGLAFSINQICTCDEGLLCREHSASHRRERDLIYQPERTSWTCQVPKP from the exons ATGCTCAACATGCCTCACAGCCCTCCCAAAGAAGGAGCAAAGGCACTTAGAGAAAGCGCTCCTGTAGCCAAAGCAACCATG GCTGTGTGCGACCATGACAGGGCCTGTGGGCGGGGCTTCTCCTGTGATCGTCACTTTGGTCTTTGTGTTCCTCTACGAGGGGAGGGCCACTACTGTCGGAGGGATGCCCAGTGTGTACGCGGACTCAGCTGCATGTTTGGGAAGTGCCACCGCAGCATTCCCAACGGACAAGAGG GTGCCAGATGTAAGGTTGACAGGGATTGCGGGGCATCCATGTGCTGCGCTCGACACCACGGTGAACAGGTGTGCAAGAGACGTCTGAGCCACGGTGAGAGCTGCTATGTTCCTGATGGTGGCCTGGCATTTAGCATAAACCAGATTTGTACATGTGACGAGGGGCTACTGTGTCGTGAACACAGTGCATCACACCGGAGAGA gaGAGATTTAATTTACCAGCCAGAACGAACAAGTTGGACCTGCCAAGTGCCCAAACCTTGA
- the LOC122867838 gene encoding plexin domain-containing protein 1-like isoform X3, with protein MGLCAVLLICLSQAELGRVWAQAHEDALRGTPLRTDGDPSGFHRTRRDQQTPHKHREARNSRAEGGGGVDISTLPDNMTHIVQDSQRYYRWQSFGPADRRTQDLWVDLNTLHKSQVQIHGILSNTHRQAARVALSFDFPFYGHYLRQIIVATGGFIFMGEITHRMLTATQYVAPLMANFDPSFSQNSTVRYSDNGNLFVVQWDKVRLKDREAEGPFTFQAALHRNGTIFFNYRDIPVPVVKINSTEHPVKVGLSDAFMAFLPSSQPSDAKHRTIYEYHRVEIDTTKIVSGSAFEFTPLPTCLQHTSCDLCLTSNLTTGCGWCNTLQRCSDGIDRHRQEWLDYNCPEEAKGTCEDYNPVLPEGSMSSFNHSSPGPTPSSAVLEDQPVTRDLQTGPPNHKGISENTAIIAGVVAALVLLVALTLLAVYYINTHPTVAPPFYLMQQLLSVVRSDAPITTGPP; from the exons ATGGGGCTTTGTGCTGTTCTCCTCATCTGTCTCTCCCAGGCTGAGCTGGGGAGAGTCTGGGCTCAAGCGCATGAAG ATGCACTGAGAGGGACTCCTCTGCGGACAGATGGGGATCCGTCCGGTTTTCACAGAACCAGGAGGGACCAGCAGaccccacacaaacacagagaagctCGCAACTCACgagctgaaggaggaggaggagttgatATCAGCACCCTGCCTGACAACATGACCCACATAGTG CAGGACTCCCAGAGGTACTACAGATGGCAGAGTTTTGGTCCAGCAGACAGACGGACTCAAGACTTGTGGGTGGATCTGAACACGCTGCACAAGAGCCAAGTCCAAATCCACGGCATACTGTCAAATACACACCGACAGGCAGCG AGGGTGGCGCTTTCTTTTGATTTCCCTTTTTATGGACACTACTTGAGACAAATTATCGTAGCGACTGGTG GATTCATCTTCATGGGGGAGATTACTCATCGAATGCTGACTGCCACACAGTACGTCGCTCCCCTCATGGCCAACTTTGACCCCAGTTTCTCCCAAAACTCAACAGTGAGGTACTCGGACAACG GTAATCTATTTGTGGTGCAGTGGGACAAAGTGCGGCTAAAGGACCGAGAGGCTGAAGGACCTTTTACTTTCCAGGCAGCCCTCCACAGAAATGGAACCATTTTTTTCAACTACAGAGAC ATCCCTGTACCAGTGGTCAAAATTAATTCCACAGAGCATCCAGTGAAAGTGGGACTGTCTGATGCTTTCATGGCATTCCTCCCCTCCTCACAGCCCTCAG ATGCAAAGCACCGTACTATCTATGAGTATCATCGTGTTGAGATTGACACCACAAAGATTGTTAGCGGATCTGCTTTTGAGTTCACACCTCTGCCCA CTTGTCTTCAACACACATCTTGTGATCTCTGCCTAACATCCAACTTGACAACTGGCTGTGGCTGGTGCAACACACTTCAACG ATGCTCTGACGGTATCGACCGGCATAGACAAGAGTGGTTAGATTATAACTGCCCTGAAGAG GCAAAAGGCACATGTGAGGACTACAACCCAGTTTTACCTGAGGGATCTATGAGCTCCTTCAACCACTCTTCCCCAGGTCCAACACCTTCTTCGGCAGTGCTCGAAGACCAGCCTGTCACTAGAG ATTTACAGACAGGTCCTCCCAACCATAAGGGGATATCAGAGAACACAGCCATCATAGCAGGCGTAGTGGCTGCGCTAGTTCTCCTTGTAGCTCTGACCTTACTGGCTGTCTACTACATCAACACACACCCCACAGTTGCTC
- the LOC122867838 gene encoding plexin domain-containing protein 1-like isoform X4: MGLCAVLLICLSQAELGRVWAQAHEDALRGTPLRTDGDPSGFHRTRRDQQTPHKHREARNSRAEGGGGVDISTLPDNMTHIVQDSQRYYRWQSFGPADRRTQDLWVDLNTLHKSQVQIHGILSNTHRQAARVALSFDFPFYGHYLRQIIVATGGFIFMGEITHRMLTATQYVAPLMANFDPSFSQNSTVRYSDNGNLFVVQWDKVRLKDREAEGPFTFQAALHRNGTIFFNYRDIPVPVVKINSTEHPVKVGLSDAFMAFLPSSQPSDAKHRTIYEYHRVEIDTTKIVSGSAFEFTPLPTCLQHTSCDLCLTSNLTTGCGWCNTLQRCSDGIDRHRQEWLDYNCPEEAKGTCEDYNPVLPEGSMSSFNHSSPGPTPSSAVLEDQPVTRGTFLWSRNLGGHR; the protein is encoded by the exons ATGGGGCTTTGTGCTGTTCTCCTCATCTGTCTCTCCCAGGCTGAGCTGGGGAGAGTCTGGGCTCAAGCGCATGAAG ATGCACTGAGAGGGACTCCTCTGCGGACAGATGGGGATCCGTCCGGTTTTCACAGAACCAGGAGGGACCAGCAGaccccacacaaacacagagaagctCGCAACTCACgagctgaaggaggaggaggagttgatATCAGCACCCTGCCTGACAACATGACCCACATAGTG CAGGACTCCCAGAGGTACTACAGATGGCAGAGTTTTGGTCCAGCAGACAGACGGACTCAAGACTTGTGGGTGGATCTGAACACGCTGCACAAGAGCCAAGTCCAAATCCACGGCATACTGTCAAATACACACCGACAGGCAGCG AGGGTGGCGCTTTCTTTTGATTTCCCTTTTTATGGACACTACTTGAGACAAATTATCGTAGCGACTGGTG GATTCATCTTCATGGGGGAGATTACTCATCGAATGCTGACTGCCACACAGTACGTCGCTCCCCTCATGGCCAACTTTGACCCCAGTTTCTCCCAAAACTCAACAGTGAGGTACTCGGACAACG GTAATCTATTTGTGGTGCAGTGGGACAAAGTGCGGCTAAAGGACCGAGAGGCTGAAGGACCTTTTACTTTCCAGGCAGCCCTCCACAGAAATGGAACCATTTTTTTCAACTACAGAGAC ATCCCTGTACCAGTGGTCAAAATTAATTCCACAGAGCATCCAGTGAAAGTGGGACTGTCTGATGCTTTCATGGCATTCCTCCCCTCCTCACAGCCCTCAG ATGCAAAGCACCGTACTATCTATGAGTATCATCGTGTTGAGATTGACACCACAAAGATTGTTAGCGGATCTGCTTTTGAGTTCACACCTCTGCCCA CTTGTCTTCAACACACATCTTGTGATCTCTGCCTAACATCCAACTTGACAACTGGCTGTGGCTGGTGCAACACACTTCAACG ATGCTCTGACGGTATCGACCGGCATAGACAAGAGTGGTTAGATTATAACTGCCCTGAAGAG GCAAAAGGCACATGTGAGGACTACAACCCAGTTTTACCTGAGGGATCTATGAGCTCCTTCAACCACTCTTCCCCAGGTCCAACACCTTCTTCGGCAGTGCTCGAAGACCAGCCTGTCACTAGAGGTACATTTCTCTGGAGCAGGAATCTGGGGGGACACAGATAG
- the LOC122867838 gene encoding plexin domain-containing protein 1-like isoform X1: MGLCAVLLICLSQAELGRVWAQAHEDALRGTPLRTDGDPSGFHRTRRDQQTPHKHREARNSRAEGGGGVDISTLPDNMTHIVQDSQRYYRWQSFGPADRRTQDLWVDLNTLHKSQVQIHGILSNTHRQAARVALSFDFPFYGHYLRQIIVATGGFIFMGEITHRMLTATQYVAPLMANFDPSFSQNSTVRYSDNGNLFVVQWDKVRLKDREAEGPFTFQAALHRNGTIFFNYRDIPVPVVKINSTEHPVKVGLSDAFMAFLPSSQPSDAKHRTIYEYHRVEIDTTKIVSGSAFEFTPLPTCLQHTSCDLCLTSNLTTGCGWCNTLQRCSDGIDRHRQEWLDYNCPEEAKGTCEDYNPVLPEGSMSSFNHSSPGPTPSSAVLEDQPVTRDLQTGPPNHKGISENTAIIAGVVAALVLLVALTLLAVYYINTHPTVAPPFYLMQRRTNNYWPSMKFRNQGCHSSYAEVELGGHEKEGFIEAEQCC; the protein is encoded by the exons ATGGGGCTTTGTGCTGTTCTCCTCATCTGTCTCTCCCAGGCTGAGCTGGGGAGAGTCTGGGCTCAAGCGCATGAAG ATGCACTGAGAGGGACTCCTCTGCGGACAGATGGGGATCCGTCCGGTTTTCACAGAACCAGGAGGGACCAGCAGaccccacacaaacacagagaagctCGCAACTCACgagctgaaggaggaggaggagttgatATCAGCACCCTGCCTGACAACATGACCCACATAGTG CAGGACTCCCAGAGGTACTACAGATGGCAGAGTTTTGGTCCAGCAGACAGACGGACTCAAGACTTGTGGGTGGATCTGAACACGCTGCACAAGAGCCAAGTCCAAATCCACGGCATACTGTCAAATACACACCGACAGGCAGCG AGGGTGGCGCTTTCTTTTGATTTCCCTTTTTATGGACACTACTTGAGACAAATTATCGTAGCGACTGGTG GATTCATCTTCATGGGGGAGATTACTCATCGAATGCTGACTGCCACACAGTACGTCGCTCCCCTCATGGCCAACTTTGACCCCAGTTTCTCCCAAAACTCAACAGTGAGGTACTCGGACAACG GTAATCTATTTGTGGTGCAGTGGGACAAAGTGCGGCTAAAGGACCGAGAGGCTGAAGGACCTTTTACTTTCCAGGCAGCCCTCCACAGAAATGGAACCATTTTTTTCAACTACAGAGAC ATCCCTGTACCAGTGGTCAAAATTAATTCCACAGAGCATCCAGTGAAAGTGGGACTGTCTGATGCTTTCATGGCATTCCTCCCCTCCTCACAGCCCTCAG ATGCAAAGCACCGTACTATCTATGAGTATCATCGTGTTGAGATTGACACCACAAAGATTGTTAGCGGATCTGCTTTTGAGTTCACACCTCTGCCCA CTTGTCTTCAACACACATCTTGTGATCTCTGCCTAACATCCAACTTGACAACTGGCTGTGGCTGGTGCAACACACTTCAACG ATGCTCTGACGGTATCGACCGGCATAGACAAGAGTGGTTAGATTATAACTGCCCTGAAGAG GCAAAAGGCACATGTGAGGACTACAACCCAGTTTTACCTGAGGGATCTATGAGCTCCTTCAACCACTCTTCCCCAGGTCCAACACCTTCTTCGGCAGTGCTCGAAGACCAGCCTGTCACTAGAG ATTTACAGACAGGTCCTCCCAACCATAAGGGGATATCAGAGAACACAGCCATCATAGCAGGCGTAGTGGCTGCGCTAGTTCTCCTTGTAGCTCTGACCTTACTGGCTGTCTACTACATCAACACACACCCCACAGTTGCTC
- the LOC122867838 gene encoding plexin domain-containing protein 1-like isoform X2: MGLCAVLLICLSQAELGRVWAQAHEDALRGTPLRTDGDPSGFHRTRRDQQTPHKHREARNSRAEGGGGVDISTLPDNMTHIVDSQRYYRWQSFGPADRRTQDLWVDLNTLHKSQVQIHGILSNTHRQAARVALSFDFPFYGHYLRQIIVATGGFIFMGEITHRMLTATQYVAPLMANFDPSFSQNSTVRYSDNGNLFVVQWDKVRLKDREAEGPFTFQAALHRNGTIFFNYRDIPVPVVKINSTEHPVKVGLSDAFMAFLPSSQPSDAKHRTIYEYHRVEIDTTKIVSGSAFEFTPLPTCLQHTSCDLCLTSNLTTGCGWCNTLQRCSDGIDRHRQEWLDYNCPEEAKGTCEDYNPVLPEGSMSSFNHSSPGPTPSSAVLEDQPVTRDLQTGPPNHKGISENTAIIAGVVAALVLLVALTLLAVYYINTHPTVAPPFYLMQRRTNNYWPSMKFRNQGCHSSYAEVELGGHEKEGFIEAEQCC; this comes from the exons ATGGGGCTTTGTGCTGTTCTCCTCATCTGTCTCTCCCAGGCTGAGCTGGGGAGAGTCTGGGCTCAAGCGCATGAAG ATGCACTGAGAGGGACTCCTCTGCGGACAGATGGGGATCCGTCCGGTTTTCACAGAACCAGGAGGGACCAGCAGaccccacacaaacacagagaagctCGCAACTCACgagctgaaggaggaggaggagttgatATCAGCACCCTGCCTGACAACATGACCCACATAGTG GACTCCCAGAGGTACTACAGATGGCAGAGTTTTGGTCCAGCAGACAGACGGACTCAAGACTTGTGGGTGGATCTGAACACGCTGCACAAGAGCCAAGTCCAAATCCACGGCATACTGTCAAATACACACCGACAGGCAGCG AGGGTGGCGCTTTCTTTTGATTTCCCTTTTTATGGACACTACTTGAGACAAATTATCGTAGCGACTGGTG GATTCATCTTCATGGGGGAGATTACTCATCGAATGCTGACTGCCACACAGTACGTCGCTCCCCTCATGGCCAACTTTGACCCCAGTTTCTCCCAAAACTCAACAGTGAGGTACTCGGACAACG GTAATCTATTTGTGGTGCAGTGGGACAAAGTGCGGCTAAAGGACCGAGAGGCTGAAGGACCTTTTACTTTCCAGGCAGCCCTCCACAGAAATGGAACCATTTTTTTCAACTACAGAGAC ATCCCTGTACCAGTGGTCAAAATTAATTCCACAGAGCATCCAGTGAAAGTGGGACTGTCTGATGCTTTCATGGCATTCCTCCCCTCCTCACAGCCCTCAG ATGCAAAGCACCGTACTATCTATGAGTATCATCGTGTTGAGATTGACACCACAAAGATTGTTAGCGGATCTGCTTTTGAGTTCACACCTCTGCCCA CTTGTCTTCAACACACATCTTGTGATCTCTGCCTAACATCCAACTTGACAACTGGCTGTGGCTGGTGCAACACACTTCAACG ATGCTCTGACGGTATCGACCGGCATAGACAAGAGTGGTTAGATTATAACTGCCCTGAAGAG GCAAAAGGCACATGTGAGGACTACAACCCAGTTTTACCTGAGGGATCTATGAGCTCCTTCAACCACTCTTCCCCAGGTCCAACACCTTCTTCGGCAGTGCTCGAAGACCAGCCTGTCACTAGAG ATTTACAGACAGGTCCTCCCAACCATAAGGGGATATCAGAGAACACAGCCATCATAGCAGGCGTAGTGGCTGCGCTAGTTCTCCTTGTAGCTCTGACCTTACTGGCTGTCTACTACATCAACACACACCCCACAGTTGCTC